A genomic stretch from Theobroma cacao cultivar B97-61/B2 chromosome 4, Criollo_cocoa_genome_V2, whole genome shotgun sequence includes:
- the LOC18602501 gene encoding UDP-glycosyltransferase 92A1 isoform X1, which yields MPQPPWDVTLTRHFQWTLVPLQKQINSKQNFLHSVKAKHTKRTMGSDQHIDIVMLPFMAHGHLIPFLAFARQIHHRTGFNIAIANTPLNIQYLRSTLHQDPTSGIILSELQFNSADHGLPRNIENTENLPLDQMGKFLASSVSLKTPFHHLLLDIIEKQGKPPLCIISDPFFGWTVDVAKSTGTINITFTTGGAYGTMAYISLWLNLPHRQTDSEEFSLPGFPERCRFHVSQLHKFLRNADGTDQWSRFMQSQISGSLQSFGWLCNTVEVIEPLGLELLRNYIKYPVWTIGPLLPKPLLNKSASSSSNRTSLYRQHAGKEPGVSPEKCIQFLDLHNPDSVLYISFGSQNTISPSQMTELAIGLEESGNPFIWVIRPPIGFDLSTEFRAEWLPERFEDRMSSSKQGLLVKNWAPQLEILSHKSTGAFVSHCGWNSTLESLSQGVKMIGWPMAAEQAYNSKMLVEEMGVSVELTRGVQSSISGEGVKRLIQLVMDKEGKGGDMKKKAEEIAERMRAAVREEGNEKGSSIKALDDFVSAIISS from the coding sequence ATGCCCCAACCACCATGGGATGTTACACTCACTCGACATTTTCAATGGACCCTTGTCCCTCTACAAAAGCAAATTAATAGTAAGCAGAACTTTCTGCACAGTGTAAAAGCCAAACACACCAAAAGAACCATGGGTTCTGATCAGCACATAGACATAGTAATGCTTCCTTTTATGGCTCATGGCCATCTTATTCCATTTCTAGCTTTTGCAAGACAAATCCACCACCGCACAGGCTTCAACATCGCCATTGCCAACACCCCTCTCAACATCCAATATCTACGTTCCACTCTTCACCAAGATCCCACTTCCGGAATCATCTTGTCCGAGCTCCAGTTCAACAGTGCTGATCATGGCTTGCCACGTAACATAGAGAACACCGAGAACTTGCCTTTGGATCAAATGGGTAAGTTCCTCGCCTCATCTGTATCACTCAAAACCCCATTCCATCACTTGTTATTAGATATCATTGAGAAACAGGGCAAGCCACCTCTTTGTATTATATCAGATCCTTTCTTCGGATGGACAGTGGATGTTGCAAAGAGTACAGGCACCATAAACATTACCTTTACTACAGGTGGTGCTTACGGTACAATGGCTTATATTTCCTTGTGGTTGAATCTTCCACATCGTCAAACAGATTCTGAAGAATTCAGTTTGCCAGGATTCCCTGAAAGGTGTCGATTTCATGTTTCTCAACTgcataaatttttaagaaacgCTGATGGTACTGATCAGTGGTCCAGGTTTATGCAGTCTCAGATTTCAGGTTCTTTGCAGTCTTTTGGGTGGCTGTGTAACACAGTTGAAGTGATTGAGCCTCTTGGATTGGAGTTGCTGAGAAATTATATCAAGTATCCTGTTTGGACTATCGGGCCTCTTCTACCTAAACCCTTGTTAAATAAGTCAGCATCATCCTCATCAAATCGTACTAGTTTATACAGACAACATGCAGGAAAAGAGCCCGGAGTATCTCCTGAAAAATGCATCCAGTTCCTTGATCTGCATAATCCTGATTCGGTTCTATACATTTCTTTTGGTTCTCAAAATACTATTAGTCCGTCACAGATGACGGAATTAGCCATTGGTTTGGAAGAGAGTGGGAATCCATTCATTTGGGTTATAAGGCCTCCTATTGGTTTCGACTTAAGTACTGAGTTTAGAGCAGAATGGTTACCAGAAAGATTTGAAGATCGAATGAGTAGCAGTAAACAAGGCTTGCTGGTGAAAAACTGGGCACCGCAATTGGAGATATTGTCACACAAATCTACAGGAGCGTTCGTAAGCCACTGTGGGTGGAATTCAACATTGGAGAGCTTAAGCCAAGGCGTGAAAATGATAGGGTGGCCAATGGCAGCAGAGCAAGCATACAATTCCAAAATGCTGGTGGAGGAAATGGGTGTTTCTGTGGAGCTGACAAGAGGAGTGCAGAGTAGTATTTCAGGGGAAGGGGTTAAAAGGTTGATACAACTGGTAATGGACAAGGAAGGGAAAGGAGGGGATATGAAGAAGAAAGCTGAAGAAATTGCAGAACGTATGAGGGCAGCTGTGAGAGAGGAAGGAAACGAAAAGGGGTCTTCCATTAAAGCATTAGATGATTTTGTTTCAGCCATTATATCAAGCTAG
- the LOC18602501 gene encoding UDP-glycosyltransferase 92A1 isoform X2, translating into MPQPPWDVTLTRHFQWTLVPLQKQINSKQNFLHSVKAKHTKRTMGSDQHIDIVMLPFMAHGHLIPFLAFARQIHHRTGFNIAIANTPLNIQYLRSTLHQDPTSGIILSELQFNSADHGLPRNIENTENLPLDQMDPFFGWTVDVAKSTGTINITFTTGGAYGTMAYISLWLNLPHRQTDSEEFSLPGFPERCRFHVSQLHKFLRNADGTDQWSRFMQSQISGSLQSFGWLCNTVEVIEPLGLELLRNYIKYPVWTIGPLLPKPLLNKSASSSSNRTSLYRQHAGKEPGVSPEKCIQFLDLHNPDSVLYISFGSQNTISPSQMTELAIGLEESGNPFIWVIRPPIGFDLSTEFRAEWLPERFEDRMSSSKQGLLVKNWAPQLEILSHKSTGAFVSHCGWNSTLESLSQGVKMIGWPMAAEQAYNSKMLVEEMGVSVELTRGVQSSISGEGVKRLIQLVMDKEGKGGDMKKKAEEIAERMRAAVREEGNEKGSSIKALDDFVSAIISS; encoded by the exons ATGCCCCAACCACCATGGGATGTTACACTCACTCGACATTTTCAATGGACCCTTGTCCCTCTACAAAAGCAAATTAATAGTAAGCAGAACTTTCTGCACAGTGTAAAAGCCAAACACACCAAAAGAACCATGGGTTCTGATCAGCACATAGACATAGTAATGCTTCCTTTTATGGCTCATGGCCATCTTATTCCATTTCTAGCTTTTGCAAGACAAATCCACCACCGCACAGGCTTCAACATCGCCATTGCCAACACCCCTCTCAACATCCAATATCTACGTTCCACTCTTCACCAAGATCCCACTTCCGGAATCATCTTGTCCGAGCTCCAGTTCAACAGTGCTGATCATGGCTTGCCACGTAACATAGAGAACACCGAGAACTTGCCTTTGGATCAAATGG ATCCTTTCTTCGGATGGACAGTGGATGTTGCAAAGAGTACAGGCACCATAAACATTACCTTTACTACAGGTGGTGCTTACGGTACAATGGCTTATATTTCCTTGTGGTTGAATCTTCCACATCGTCAAACAGATTCTGAAGAATTCAGTTTGCCAGGATTCCCTGAAAGGTGTCGATTTCATGTTTCTCAACTgcataaatttttaagaaacgCTGATGGTACTGATCAGTGGTCCAGGTTTATGCAGTCTCAGATTTCAGGTTCTTTGCAGTCTTTTGGGTGGCTGTGTAACACAGTTGAAGTGATTGAGCCTCTTGGATTGGAGTTGCTGAGAAATTATATCAAGTATCCTGTTTGGACTATCGGGCCTCTTCTACCTAAACCCTTGTTAAATAAGTCAGCATCATCCTCATCAAATCGTACTAGTTTATACAGACAACATGCAGGAAAAGAGCCCGGAGTATCTCCTGAAAAATGCATCCAGTTCCTTGATCTGCATAATCCTGATTCGGTTCTATACATTTCTTTTGGTTCTCAAAATACTATTAGTCCGTCACAGATGACGGAATTAGCCATTGGTTTGGAAGAGAGTGGGAATCCATTCATTTGGGTTATAAGGCCTCCTATTGGTTTCGACTTAAGTACTGAGTTTAGAGCAGAATGGTTACCAGAAAGATTTGAAGATCGAATGAGTAGCAGTAAACAAGGCTTGCTGGTGAAAAACTGGGCACCGCAATTGGAGATATTGTCACACAAATCTACAGGAGCGTTCGTAAGCCACTGTGGGTGGAATTCAACATTGGAGAGCTTAAGCCAAGGCGTGAAAATGATAGGGTGGCCAATGGCAGCAGAGCAAGCATACAATTCCAAAATGCTGGTGGAGGAAATGGGTGTTTCTGTGGAGCTGACAAGAGGAGTGCAGAGTAGTATTTCAGGGGAAGGGGTTAAAAGGTTGATACAACTGGTAATGGACAAGGAAGGGAAAGGAGGGGATATGAAGAAGAAAGCTGAAGAAATTGCAGAACGTATGAGGGCAGCTGTGAGAGAGGAAGGAAACGAAAAGGGGTCTTCCATTAAAGCATTAGATGATTTTGTTTCAGCCATTATATCAAGCTAG
- the LOC18602500 gene encoding signal peptide peptidase-like 2 gives MSFPPGSRRRFSAALPLLFLLALSFAGAATADGASQDDGPQLPSCNNPFKLVKVKVWVDGVEGEDLAGLTASFGASLPEEASKSPKLPAVFSNPLNGCSKSSSELSGSVALSTRGDCDFTTKAKVAQSGGAAALLVINDKEELYKMVCSENDTSLNISIPVVMIPKSAGDVVNKSMADKHVEFLLYAPTRPVVDFSVLFLWAMAVGTIVTASLWQEFGTSEHTNERYNELSPKESSNAGISNDDEKEILDISAKGAVVFVITASTFLVLLYFFMSSWFVWLLIVLFCLGGVQGMHNCIMTPILRKCRNCPQKTLNLPLFGEVSILSLVVALFCVTFAVVWAVHRQASYSWVGQDILGICLMITVLQLARLPNIKVATVLLCCAFVYDIFWVFLSPLIFHQSVMIAVARGDNSGGESIPMLLRVPRVFDPWGGYDMIGFGDILFPGLLVAFAFRYDKENKKHLANGYFVWLIIGYGFGLFFTYLGLYLMNGHGQPALLYLVPCTLGVAVILGLVRGELKGLWNYSPESSSMTNPSGEA, from the exons ATGTCGTTTCCTCCGGGAAGCCGACGCCGCTTTTCGGCGGCTCTTCCTTTGTTGTTTCTCTTGGCTCTGTCATTTGCTGGTGCCGCCACCGCCGACGGTGCCTCCCAGGACGATGGCCCCCAGTTACCTTCCTGTAACAATCCGTTCAAATTG GTTAAGGTGAAGGTCTGGGTTGACGGCGTTGAAGGCGAAGATTTAGCTGGTTTAACTGCAAGCTTTGGAGCTTCATTGCCTGAGGAGGCCAGCAAAAGTCCCAAATTGCCTGCTGTTTTCTCAAATCCCCTAAATGGCTGTTCTAAATCTTCTTCAGAG CTCTCTGGCTCTGTAGCCTTGTCTACACGTGGTGATTGTGACTTCACAACTAAGGCAAAAGTTGCACAGTCAGGAGGTGCTGCAGCCTTGCTGGTGATAAATGACAAAGAAG AGCTTTACAAGATGGTTTGTTCTGAGAACGATACTTCTCTAAATATTTCGATACCTGTTGTGATGATTCCAAAATCAGCAGGAGATGTGGTTAACAAATCTATGGCAGACAAACATG TGGAATTCTTATTATATGCACCAACCCGTCCTGTTGTGGATTTCTCGGTGTTATTTTTGTGGGCAATGGCTGTTGGCACAATTGTCACTGCTTCACTTTGGCAAGAGTTTGGTACTTCTGAGCATACTAATGAACGCTATAATGAATTATCACCAAAG GAGTCTTCCAATGCTGGAATAAGcaatgatgatgaaaaggAAATCCTTGATATCAGTGCAAAGGGTGCCGTAGTTTTTGTGATAACAGCATCCACTTTTCTGGTGCTACTCTACTTCTTCATGTCCTCTTGGTTTGTCTGGTTGCTGATTGTACTCTTCTGCTTAGGCGGTGTTCAG gGGATGCATAATTGCATTATGACGCCGATATTAAG AAAATGCAGGAATTGTCCACAGAAGACACTGAATTTGCCTCTTTTTGGGGAGGTTTCTATCCTCTCACTTGTGGTTGCGCTATTCTGTGTGACATTCGCTGTTGTCTGGGCTGTCCATAGGCAAGCATCATATTCATGGGTGGGCCAAGATATTCTT gGTATCTGTTTGATGATAACAGTCTTGCAGTTGGCTCGACTGCCTAATATCAAG GTTGCTACAGTGCTTCTCTGTTGTGCATTTGTCTATGACATCTTCTGGGTCTTCCTATCACCACTTATATTCCATCAGAGTGTGATGATTGCA GTTGCTCGAGGTGACAATAGTGGTGGAGAATCAATTCCCATGCTCTTGAGAGTTCCTAGAGTTTTTGATCCATGGGGTGGCTACGATATGATTGGATTTGGGGACATTCTCTTTCCTGGTTTGCTTGTTGCATTTGCTTTCAG ATATGATAAGGAAAACAAGAAGCATCTGGCCAATGGATATTTTGTGTGGTTGATAATTGGCTATGGGTTTG GCCTCTTCTTTACATACCTAGGGTTGTATTTAATGAATGGGCACGGTCAACCTGCACTCCTCTATCTCGTTCCTTGTACACTAG GAGTTGCTGTCATATTAGGTTTGGTGAGAGGAGAGCTGAAAGGACTCTGGAATTACAGCCCTGAGTCATCTTCCATGACAAATCCCTCTGGAGAAGCTTGA